The DNA window CAGCAGGTAGTCGCTCTCGCAGGCGTAGGAACCATTGACGCGGTTGTACGCGCACATCACGGAACCTGGATCGCCGCGTTCCATCGCGATCTGCAACGCCAGCAGATCCGACATGCGGCCGGCGGTGTCGTCGATCTTGACGTTGACGTTATTGCGGTTGGTTTCCTGGTCGTTGAAGGCGAAATGCTTCAAGGTCGAGACCATGTGGTTCGACTGGATGCCGCGAATCTGCTCGCCGACCATGACGCCGGCCAGCAGTGGATCTTCGCCGCCGTATTCGAAGTTACGGCCGTTGCGCGGCTCGCGCAGCAGGTTGACGCCGCCCGCCAGCATGATGTTGAAGCCCGTCTTGCGCGCTTCGCTGCCGATCATCGCGCCGCCGGCGAACGCCAGTTCCGGATTCCAGGTGGCCGTAGTGGCCAGGCCGGAGGGCAGGGAAGTGCGCTGGTAAGGCTTTTTCGATGCCGCCTGGGTGGCGACGCCGACGCCGGCGTCGGCCTGCCATTGCGGCGGCAGGCCCAGACGCTCGATGCCCGGGATGAAGCCGGCCGAATCCTTGCGGCCTTCCTTCGGCGCGATGTGTTTCTTGGACTCGAAATCGGTGGAGAAGTAGCCAAACACGGTCTGGATTTTTTCATCCAGCGTCATCGCCTTGACCAGCTGCTCGGCACGCGCGTCCGGCGTCAGCTTTTTATCGAGCCATGGGCGCTTGGCGTCGGCGGCATGGGCCGCTCCGCTTAACGTGGAAGACAGCATGAGGGGATAAACCAGTGCCAGTGACAGCCAGAGACGCTTCTTCATACGATTGCAATGTCCTTATATTTCGATTTATAGGTCGGCGCGCGGGATTAAAACCTCGAGCGCGTATACTCCACCCGCAACGATACCGGTCACGCGCGGTTCAGGCAATCGTTTTCCGTCCAGCGTGACCTGAATTTCGCTCACGTCGGCGCGGCGGATCGACACTTCGAAGGTAGCGTAGCGGAACTGGCGCGTGACCTTGATGCCGTCCCAGTGCTTGGGCAGCTGTGGATCGACCAGCAAACCGTCGCTATCGCCTTTCAAGCCGCACAGTCCCTCGATGAAGCAGCGGTAGGCCCACGACACGGTGCCCGTGTTGAACAACTGGCTGGAGCGGCCCGCCGTGCGCGGATACTGGTGATACGCGCCGCGATAGTAGTTGGGGATGAACACCGGCAGCTGGCCGCGCTGCAGGTAATCGGCCTCGCTCGGGCCGGGAATCATCTGGCGCAGCAGCTTGTAGGCGCGGTCGCCTTCGCCGACGGTGTACAGACTGTAGATGTAGAAGATCGACGCGTGGTTGTAGACCGCGCCGTTTTCCGCCGAACCGGGATGCTTTTGCGTCACGCGGCCGACGTCGTCGCGCATGGCGCTGTAGGGCGGCGCGAACATCGCCACGCCGTATGGCGTGTCCAGTTGCTCCGCGACCTGCGCCTTCATCGCCGCGCGCTTGCCGGCATCGGCCGCGCCGCCCAGTATCGCCCAGGCCTGCGGGTTCAGATAGATGCGGCCTTCCTTGTCCTTGCTGATGCCGAAGGTGACATTGTCGTCGGTGATGCCGCGCGCGTACCAGTCGCCGTCCCACAGGTGTTCGTTGGCCGCGCGGTTGACCGCCACGGCGCCGGCGCGGAAGTGCTTCGCGCTTTCGGCGAGCGAGGCGCTGGCGCCGCTTTTCTCGCAAATGTCGGCCCACAGGTTCAGCGCGTAGGCCGTGGCCACCGTCAGCCAGCCCGACACGCCGCGCCCCTTGTAGCCGACCATGTTCATCGGATCGCACCAGTCGCCCTGGGCGATGTAGCTCAAGCCACGCTTGTCGCGCGCCTGCAGCAGCCAGTCCATGGCGCTGCTCATGCGCTCGGAGACGGTGATGGCGACGCCGCTTTCGTGGCCGACCACGTCCTCGTTGAGGATATCGTAGTCGCCGGTTTCGTCGAGGTACACCTTCAGCGCCACCGGCAGCCACACGCAATGATCGGTGTGCGGCACCTGGTTGATGTATTTGAGCTCCGCGCCCTCGGCCAGCAAGATCCCGTCCGGCATCGCGCCGCTGGCCTCCTGCTGCGACAGCGCGTGCAGGAAGGCCGCGCGCATCACGCCGGGCTTGATGAAGCTCATGCCCATATTGTCCTGCAGGTAGTTGCGGGTCTGCGGATCGGTGCTGAGGCGATTGACGTCGCCGTGGTAGAACACCTGGCGCGGCAGCCAGTTGTTGACGAAGTTATCGAGCTCCTTGTCCGGCGTCTCGATGCGCAGGCATCCGCGTCCGCCGGCGATGTAGTCGGCGTAGTCCTTGCGGGCGGCGTCGAAGGCGGCTGCGCCCAGGTATTTCTCGCGCATGGCGACGATTTCCGCGTCGTCGAAGGCCGGGCCGAAGATGAAGCGGTAGTCTTGCGACTGGCCTTCCACCAGCGCCAGGCGGTATTGCACCACCGCGGCCGGCGTTTCATAGCGCGCGTCGCCGTTGGCCAGCAATTCGTCCTGGATCGCGCTCGGATAATGCAGGCCGCCTTCGCCCTCGAACGCCTGCTGCTGCACTTCCCACGCCACCGGCGCCTGCTCGCACAGGAAGTAGGTCTTGTCCTTGAAATCTTTCTGCTTGAAGTAGTCGGTGACCTTTTGATACGGCGTCACGCTGCTTGCCACCACGCCGCCCAGATCGGCGCGATATTCGCCCGACTGGTTCATCCACGACATGTAACCGATCGGGAAGTACGGGTAGACACTCAGCTTGCGCGCGCGGCCGGACAGATTGGTCACGCGCAGCGACCACAGTTCCACCACGTCGGTGGTTGGTATGCTCAATGTCAGTTCGATCCTGAGGCCCAGGTGCTCGATGGTCCATTCGATGTCGCTTTTGCCGACCGAGAAATTGAAGCTGTCGACCGGCGTGCGCACCGGCTCGTACGGCACTGAGAACAGCTCGCCCGTCTCCTCGTCCTTGATGTAGAAGAAGCGGCCCGGGTGATGGGCGTAGTAGTTCTGCTCCGGTTGCATGAAGGTCTTGGCCTCCAGGTTGGGCGCGTAGGCGTACTTGGCGGGCTCCGGCTGCATGTACTGGGCGACAGCGTAACCGCGGCAGGTCACCTGGATCATCATTTTCTGGTTCCACAGGAAGCCGGCGGCGCGCGGCATGGCCGTGGCGCTGGTCAGTTCGAAGCGGTCGCCATTGTGGGTTGGGCGTAGCATGAGACGGTCTCCGTATTAAAGCGTGCTGTATTTAGCGTGATGAATCAACGATGTAGTCAAGCGAGTTTGGCTTTGCGTTCTTTCAGCTCCGCCTGAATTTGAACCAGCTTGGTGTTGTCCAGGTTATAGAAGAACATGACCGCGACGGCCAGCGCCGCGAAGGCGGCAGGAATGAACGACATCAGCCAGACGATGCCGGCCTGCGAGCCGACCGACTGCGCCGCGTTGGCGACATAGCCGAGCTGCGTGAACAGCGAGCCGATGACCGCGACCGCGATCGCGGTGCCCAGCTTTTGCGAGAAGGTGGCGGCGGCGAACGTCATCGCGGTGGCGCGGCGGCCGGTGCGCCATTCGTTGTAGTCGGCGGTGTCGGCGTACATCGAGAAGGCCAGCGGCGACTTCGGTCCCAGGGCCAGGCCCATGCCGATCTGCAGCGCGAACATCAGCGTGACCTGGTCCTTGGGCACGAAGAAGAAGGCCGACGACAGCACGGCGGTAACGCTCATCAAAATCATCATCAGCTTCTTCTTGTCGACGAAGCGCGTGAGGAAGGGCGTGATCGAGGCGCCGATGGCGGCCGAGATCATATATGCCGGCACGAAGCCCTGCATCAGCTCCGGGCGTCCCACCACATACTTGAAGTAGTAAGCCGCGCTGGTGGTGCGCAGGGTGATCGTGATCATGATGATCAGCGCCAGGAAGAACAGCACCACCCACGGCCGGTTTTGCGACAGGTCGCGGATGTCCTGCGCGACGTTGGATTTTTGCGAGGGCGCCGGCGCGATGCGTTCGCGCGTGTTCAGGAAGGTCAGCACGAACAGGCCGGAGGCGAACACGCTCCACACCAGCATCGTCAACTGCCAACCCAGTTTGTCGTCGCCGGCGCCCAGCCACGACACCATCGCCGGCGTGGCGGCGGTGACCAGGGTGCCGCCGGCGAAGGCGAAGATGAAGCGCAGGCCGTTGACGGTGGAGCGTTCCTGCGGATCGGCCGACAGAACGCCGGACAGCGCGTTGTAGGGGATGTTGATGCAGGTATAGCAGACCATCATCAGCAGATAGGTACCGTAGGCCCAGATGATCTTGCCGTCTTCGCCCAGGTCCGGCGTGGTGTAGGTGAGGATGGCGGCGCAGGCCAGCGGCACCGGCACCCAGACCAGATACGGGCGGAACTTGCCGAAGCGGGTGGTGGTGCGGTCGGCGGCGGCGCCGATCATCGGGTCGGTGAAGGCGTTGATGATTTTGATCGTAAACATCATCGACGCCGCCGCCCCGGCCGAGATGCCGAAGACGTCGGTGTAGTAAATCAGCAGGAAGGTAGCGATATTGGTCCAATAAAAATTGAAGCCCATATCGGCGATGCCGTAGCTGATCTTTTCACGCCAGGTCAGTTGTTTGTTCACAGTCGCCTTGTTTTAACGGTCGATGACAGTCTGATGCCGTCGATTGTTGCACATGTAAAAACAGGCAGTGAAGCCGGAACTCCACTGCCCGAACAGGGCGGATCGCTGACGCCGTGCACAGGCGCGCATGCCTGCGCACGGGTCAGGGGGAGACGCCGCCCCGAGAGAGCGCGGTTTGCGGCCGTCAACCGGGGGCTGGCGGCGCGAATATGGGGGTAACCCTGGTAGCGGTAACTGTGGCGGATGTCATCGTGTCTCCTGCTTGTTGTTTTTTAAAATCTCCCGCACCAGCTCGGAAGGGTCCTTGCCGATGTCGAGCACGATGCCGGCTTCGTCGGCCTGCAGCGGTTCCAGCGACGCCAGCTGGCTGTCCAGCAGCGAGGTCGGCATGTAGTGGCCTGGGCGCGCCGCCATGCGCGCCGCGATCAGCTCGCGCGGACCGTCCAAATGGGCGAAGCGCAGTTGCGGATCGGCGCCGCGCAGCAAGTCGCGGTAGCGGCGCTTCAGGGCCGAGCACGACAGCACCAGGCCGGCGTTGCGGTCGCGCGCCACGGCGATCTCGGCATGCAGAGCCTTCAGCCAGTCGGCGCGGTCGCCGTCGGTCAGCGCCATCCCGGCCGACATCTTGGCGACGTTGGCATACGAGTGATAGGCGTCGCCTTCCAGGAAGGGCGCGCCCAGTGCGGTAGCCAGTTGCAGCCCGACCGAGCTTTTGCCGCAGCCGCTCACGCCCATGACGACCCAGCGGACCTGCGTTGTTTGATTACTCATATTTGGATAGGGATGTTAGCGCTAACAGATTGTTTGTAGTGTAAGCTTTTGCCGCGATTTGTAAACAAGAATCTATGGTGCGCCGCATCAAAGCGGCACGGCCGACGGGCTGCGCGGACTCAGGCGCTTTCCCTGGCCATCAGCGTGAAGCCCAGGTCGATCTGGCGCGTCGGCGGCACCTCGCCCTTGATCACCGCGCGCAGCAGGGTGGCCGCCTCGAAGCCGATGCGGTAGCGCGGCGTGCCGATGGTGGTCAGCGACGGATTCATCCATGCCGACGCCGGCAGGTCGTTGAAGCCGCAGATCGCCAGTTGGGTCGGCACCGAGATGCCGCGCCGCTGGCATTGATAGATGGCGCCGTGCGCCAAGTCGTCGTTGCAGCAGAAAATGGCGTCGCAGTCGGGCGCCTGGGCCAGCATGCGCCCCAGCAGCTCGGCTCCCAGCGCGATGGTCGACGGTTCCGCCACCATGACTTCCAGCCGGACGTCGGCCAGGCCGGCCTCGTTCATGGCCTGGCGGTAGCCCTCGGCGCGGCGCAGGGTCCGCTCGTCGAGCTGGGCGCCGATGAAGCCGATGCGCTTGTGGCCCTTGTCGAGCAGATAGCGCGTCATGGCCTGGCCCGCCTGGAATTGAGAAAAGCCCACCGTCAGCTGGGCCGGGTCGGTGGACATGTCCATCATCGACACCACCGGCACGCGCGAGTTGGTCAGGATCTGCTGCACTCGGTCGCTGTGCGACAGGCCCGACAACAGCATGCCGTCCGGATTCGACTGCAGGTAGGTGCCGATCAGCTTTTCCTCTTCCTGGTCCGAATAGCGGGTGTTGCCGATCAGGATTTGGTAGTCGTCGGCGTCGAGCGCGTCCTGGATGCCGGCCAGCACTTCCGTGAACACGGCGTTCGACAGCGACGGCACCAGCACCGCGATCACCTTCGATTGCGACGAGGCCAGCGCGCGGGCGGCGCGGTTGGGCACGTAGCCGAGCTCGATGACCGCTTTGTCGACCCGGTCGCGCAGCGCTTGCGACACCATGTCCGGCTGGGTGATGGCGCGCGACGCGGTCATGGTCGCCACGCCGGCGTGTTTCGCCACCATCGCCAGGGTGATGCGGCCGCTGGCGCGGCTCCTGCCCGCTTGTGATTTCGTCATCAGTAATACTTATAGTGGTATTGATAGCGATATCATACGGCAGCTTAGTACGAAAGGGAGAGGGGGAAAGTGCTTATTGGCAGCCAGCCAACACTTTTTGATTCTTTTTACCCATTTCGGCGCGTTCCTGGTCGCTCAGGACGGCGCGCTCGCCGTTTTTGTCGACGTTGACCATGCGCATACCCTGGTCCAGCGCCCGCTGGTTTTGCCGCGCGGCCTCGCAGTTGGCGGCGATGTCGGCTTTTTGCTGGGCATCTTCGACGGTTTTGCGTTCGGCCGTTGCGGCGTCCGTGCGGCGCTTGTTGAAGGCCTCGTCGCGTTCGGCCAGCGTGGGAAGGGGCTTGGCTCCGGCTTCGGCTGCCGGGACGGCGCTTGCCGGCGGCGCATCGGCTTCCGGCGGCGCGGCGTTGGGGTTGAACGGGACCTTGCCCGGCGCCTTCAAAATGCGCTTTTCGGGCACCGACGGCGGAGGCGGGCGGTCCGACAATTGCTTGATGCCCTTGTCATCGATCCAGATGTACTGTGCGAGTGCCGCGCGCGGCAGGCCCAGCGCAAGCAGCACCAGCAAGAGGGCGGAAGATTTGGCGAGCAGGAAATGCGCTCGGCGCGTACTGCGAAGGTGGTCCATGGTGCGCTCCGGTAACTATGGAGCTGATTTCGCCATGATTCGGCCCGGGTGTCAACCGATGTCGCGTGAAGCGCCGGGCGGCGTCAACAGGTGTCGACGCCGTCCGGCGTTTTAAGCCAGGCTTTAAGCCAGGCTTTAAGCCAGTCTACTGCTTATGCCGCCAGTGCCGCGTCGGCTGCCTTCTTGCGGCCTTTGAAGCGCGCGAAAACGCCGATAGCCGCCAAACCCGCACCCATCATGGCGAACGGCGGCAGCTCAGGCACGGGGCTCACGGCAGGCGCCGTGTCGAAGGACACCGTCAACGCGGTGATGCTCATCGAACCGTAGGCGGGATTTGGGTCCAGGCTGTAAAACATATAGGCGATGAGACGGTCATAGCTGCCGCTGGCCTCGCTCGCATTGGAGCTGAACGACAAAGTGCCGCTCGTCGGCGTGGAGGTGGGCGCGCTGCTGGCGCTACCTTGGGCGTTGCCGACCAGGTCGGCGGCAAACGGTCCGCAAGTGTCGCAGTACGGCGACAGCACATCGATGCTCGCGCGCGCGTACGCGTTGTAGTCGCCATCATACGGCCATGGACCGGGCGGCGTCTCCAACTGGTACTGCACTTCCATGGTGAAGCTCAGTTTGCCCGTAAGGACTTTGCCCTCGTGCGCGGTGACGTCGAACGCGTGTTTGAACGAGGTGTGGTTTGGAATGCCGTCTTCGACATACGGGCCGCTGGCAAAGGTGAACGTGTTGCCGCTGTTTGAAACAAGGTTGAAGCCGGAGAACCAGACGTCGACGTCGGCGCCCTGGGCGGTGTCGGCGAAGGCCGGCGCCGCGGTCGCGGCAATCAGCGCCGCTGCGGAAAACAACTTCATGATCGATTTTTTCATATACACCCCTTGTATGATTATATTATCCGCCCTTGATTAATATCAAATAACCAAGAGTCGGCGGCACTATACCTAGTTTGTCAAACGAGCAAACTATCAAAATGTAACATTGTTAAAATAATTATATGGGTGGCGAAGGGCGCCGGGAGAAGTTCCAGACAGAACGCCGCTTTCTCTGTATAATCTGCTTTTGCGCCTATAGGAATTGCTATGCGTCTTCTCCAAAAAGCACTCACGTTCGATGACGTGCTTCTCGTCCCAGCGTACTCGAATGTTTTGCCTGCCGATACGTCCCTCAAAACTCGTCTGACCCGCAATATCACGTTGAACATTCCGCTGCTGTCGGCGGCGATGGATACCGTGACCGAAGGCCGTCTGGCGATCGCCATGGCGCAAGAGGGTGGCATCGGCATCATCCACAAGAACCTCAAGCCGAAGGACCAGGCGCGCGAAGTGGCCAAGGTCAAGCGTTTCGAGGCCGGCGTGCTGCGCGATCCGATCACAATCCCGCCGACGATGAAAATCCGCGACGTCATCAAACTGACCGAGCAGTACGGCATCTCCGGCTTCCCGGTGGTCGAAGGCAAGGAAGTGGTCGGCATCATCACCAACCGCGACCTGCGTTTTGAACAGGAACTGGACGCCGAAGCGCGCGCCAAGATGACCCCGCGCGAAAAGCTGGTGTTCATCAAGGAAAGCGGCGACGGCGCCGACCGCGACGAAGCCAAGCGCCTGATGAACAAGCACCGCCTCGAGCGCGTGCTGGTCGTCAACGACGCCTTCGAACTGCGCGGCCTGATCACCGTCAAGGATATCCAGAAATCGACCGAGCACCCGCTGGCGTCGAAGGACTCGCAAGGCAAGCTGCTGGTCGGCGCCGCCGTCGGCGTGGGCGCCAAGGATGAGGAACGCATCGAGCTGCTGGTCGCCGCCGGTGTCGACGTGCTGGTGGTCGACACCGCCCACGGCCACTCGCAGGGCATCCTCGACCGCGTCAAATGGATCAAGACCAAGTTCCCGCACGTGGACGTCATCGGCGGCAACATCGCCACCGCCGCCGCCGCCAAGGCGCTGGTCGAATACGGCGCGGACGCGGTCAAGGTCGGCATCGGCCCGGGCTCGATCTGCACCACCCGTATCGTCGCCGGCGTCGGCGTGCCGCAGATCACCGCCATCTCGAACGTCGCCGAAGCGCTCGAAGGCACCGGCGTGCCATGTATCGCCGACGGCGGCATCCGCTTCTCGGGCGACATCTCCAAGGCGCTGGCCGCCGGCGCGTCGACCGTGATGATGGGTTCGATGTTCGCGGGCACCGAAGAGGCGCCGGGCGAAGTGATCCTGTACCAGGGCCGCTCGTACAAGTCGTATCGCGGCATGGGTTCGCTGGGCGCGATGTCGGACGGTTCTGCCGACCGCTACTTCCAGGACGCCACGATGAAGGCCGACAAGTTCGTGCCTGAAGGTATCGAAGGCCGCGTCGCCTACAAGGGCAGCGTGCTGGCGATCATCTTCCAGCTGGTCGGCGGCGTGCGTCAATCGATGGGTTATTGCGGCTGCGCCACCATCGACGAGCTGCGCAACAAAGCCGAGTTCGTCGAGATCACCTCGGCCGGCATGCGCGAATCGCATGTGCACGACGTGCAAATCACCAAGGAAGCGCCGAACTACCGTTCCGGCGACTAACCAGTCCTTGCAACGCCGGCTAGTAAGCCGGCGTTTTTCCATTCCAGACCTCTTCTGTAGATATCCATGCATTCTAAAATCCTCATTCTCGATTTCGGCTCCCAAGTCACCCAACTGATCGCCCGCCGCGTGCGCGACTCCGGCGTGTTCTCCGAGGTGTTCCCGTACGACGTCAGCGACGAGTTCGTGCGCAACTACGGCGCCGCCGGCGTGATCCTGTCGGGCAGCCACAACTCCACGCTGGACGGCGACTCGCCGCGCGCGCCGCAGGCCGTGTTCGAGCTGGGCGTGCCGGTGTTGGGTATCTGCTACGGCATGCAGACGATGGCCGCGCAGCTTGGCGGTAAAGTGGAAAACGGCCTGGTGCGCGAGTTCGGCTACGCCGAGGTGCGCGCGCGCAGCCACACCAAGCTGCTCGACGGCATCAACGACTTCGTCACCGACGAAGGCCACGGCATGCTGAAGGTGTGGATGAGCCACGGCGACAAGGTGCTGGAAATGCCGCCAGGCTTCGTCCTGATGGGCAACACGCCAAGCTGCCCGATCGCCGCCATGGCCAATGAAGAGAAGCATTTCTACGGCGTGCAATGGCATCCGGAAGTGACGCACACGTTGCAGGGCAAGGCCATGCTGGGCCGCTTCGTGCACGAGATCTGCGGCTGCAAATCTGACTGGAACATGCCGGACTACATCTCCGAAGCGGTCGAGAAGATCCGCGCGCAAGTGGGCACCGACGAGGTCATCCTCGGCCTGTCCGGCGGCGTCGATTCGTCCGTGGCCGCCGCGCTGATCCACCGCGCCATCGGCGACCAGCTGACCTGCGTGTTCGTCGACCACGGCCTGCTGCGCCTGGACGAGGGCAAGATGGTCATGGACATGTTCGCCAAGAACCTGGGCGTCAAGGTCATCCGCGTCGACGCAGAGGACCAGTTCATGGGTCACCTGGCCGGCGTCGCCGACCCGGAGCAAAAGCGCAAGATCATCGGCCGCGAATTCGTCGAAGTGTTCCAGGTCGAGTCAGGCAAGCTGGTCAACGCCAAATGGCTGGCGCAGGGCACCATCTACCCGGACGTGATCGAGTCGGCCGGCAAGGGCAAGAAGGGCCAGACCATCAAGAGCCACCACAACGTCGGCGGCCTGCCGGAGACGATGAAGCTCAAGCTGCTCGAACCGCTGCGCGAACTGTTCAAGGACGAGGTGCGCAAGCTGGGCGTCGCGCTGGGCCTGCCGCACGACATGGTTTATCGCCACCCGTTCCCGGGCCCTGGCCTGGGCGTGCGCATCCTGGGCGAAGTGAAGAAGGACTTCGCCGACCTGCTGCGTCGCGCCGACGCCATCTTCATCGAAGAGCTGCGCAACACGCCGTACGAGGCGGTGGTGGTGCCGGGCTTCGATCAGGACAGCGTGCCGGCGAACTGGTACGAAGCGACCAGCCAGGCGTTCGCGGTGTTCCTGCCGGTGAAGTCGGTGGGCGTGATGGGCGATGGTCGCACCTATGAATACGTCGTCGCGCTGCGTGCGGTGCAGACGCAGGACTTCATGACGGCGCATTGGGCGCACCTGCCGCACGCGCTGCTGGGCAAAGTGTCTAACCGCATCATCAATGAAGTGCGCGGGATTAACCGGGTGGTGTACGACATCTCGGGCAAGCCGCCGGCGACCATCGAGTGGGAATGATGTTTTGCTCGGCAGCCGGTGACGGCGCAGTGTAAGTGGATGAGACCAAGCCCCTGATTTTCAGGGGCTTTTTTTATTTTGGCTGGCAAGGTCTCTTGTCTTGGATACGCCGCGCTTGGGTGGGCAGGCGGCGCTCGGGGCGGATATGCTGGCGTTGATGGATGGCCGCATTCAAGAGGCGGTTCTCGGCGGCTACGATTGGGGTGGTAGAGCTGCCTGTATCGTCGCTGCGCTATGGCCCGACAGGGTAGTCGGCTTGGTCAGCGCCGCTATGGACGTGCCGCAGGAAGCGCCGATTATTTTCGCAGACGCGATTGGGGACTGCGCGAACCGAATTGAGCAGCGTTTCGGACGGATTTTTATTGCGGTCCTGGGGAATGGATCGAGTCGGCGTGCCGGTCAGTTGTAGGTCGCCGTGCATGCCTGGAGGGCAGCGTAGGCGGGAAGAGACCAGCCGGTGGCGTGGCCAGATCAGGTTGATGTCCCGGGCTTTTGGCAATTCGTCGTTTGGATAGCTCGCATCCGTGCGGCAAATCGGCGTTGACTTACAAATTTGGGTGAAATAGCATAATAAGAATTCGGATTCTGATTTAGGGGCGGCACGCCGAACGGCCGCCAAATCCGTGACCCGTAACCTTATGACTGGACACCCCATGCGCTTTTCCGTCTTCCTCAATGCCCGCACGATGAGCTCGGACGCCGACAAACAGTTGATCGTCGACCTGGAACAGCACGCGCTGCTGGCCGGCAAACTCGGCTTCGATGCCATTTTCATGCCGGACCACCATTTCAACGGCTACATGCCGGTGGCCAGCGATAGCTATATGTTCGCCTCGTACTTGGCGGCCAAGCTGCCCGACATGCACTTCGGCTTCTCGGTGACGTCGGTGCCGCTGCACCATCCGGTGCGCTTCGTCGAGCGGATCAACATCCTCGACCACCTCACCAAAGGCAAGCTGCTCGTCGGCATCGGCTCGGGCACCACGCCGGAGGAGATGATCGGCTTCGGCGTCAACTACAAGGACGCCGGCCGCATCGCCGAGGAAAACCTGGAGGCGGCCGAGGCGCTGTGGGCGAAGGGTATCGACGACGCGCCGGTGGAGCTGACGGGCTTCCACCAGGGCCGCGTGCTGCAGCGCATCGCCCCCACCTCGTACGGCCCCAATCACGCGCGCCTGATGCCGGTCGCCCTCAAGGAAAGCAGCGCCACGCGCGCTGCCGTCAACGGCTGGCCGGCGTTCATTCCCGCTTTTACGCCGCCCGTCATCGGCGGCATCGATCCGCTCAGCCACGTCACCAAGCACTTCGGCAACTACCACCGCCAGTTGCTTGCGGCGGGACACAGCGACGAGACGGTGTCCGACGCGCTGTCGTGGACCACGCACAGCTACCAGTGCGTGCACCTGGCGCCGACCGACGAGCAGGCCCGCCGCGAAG is part of the Oxalobacteraceae bacterium OTU3CAMAD1 genome and encodes:
- the guaA gene encoding glutamine-hydrolyzing GMP synthase; its protein translation is MHSKILILDFGSQVTQLIARRVRDSGVFSEVFPYDVSDEFVRNYGAAGVILSGSHNSTLDGDSPRAPQAVFELGVPVLGICYGMQTMAAQLGGKVENGLVREFGYAEVRARSHTKLLDGINDFVTDEGHGMLKVWMSHGDKVLEMPPGFVLMGNTPSCPIAAMANEEKHFYGVQWHPEVTHTLQGKAMLGRFVHEICGCKSDWNMPDYISEAVEKIRAQVGTDEVILGLSGGVDSSVAAALIHRAIGDQLTCVFVDHGLLRLDEGKMVMDMFAKNLGVKVIRVDAEDQFMGHLAGVADPEQKRKIIGREFVEVFQVESGKLVNAKWLAQGTIYPDVIESAGKGKKGQTIKSHHNVGGLPETMKLKLLEPLRELFKDEVRKLGVALGLPHDMVYRHPFPGPGLGVRILGEVKKDFADLLRRADAIFIEELRNTPYEAVVVPGFDQDSVPANWYEATSQAFAVFLPVKSVGVMGDGRTYEYVVALRAVQTQDFMTAHWAHLPHALLGKVSNRIINEVRGINRVVYDISGKPPATIEWE
- a CDS encoding LLM class flavin-dependent oxidoreductase, producing the protein MRFSVFLNARTMSSDADKQLIVDLEQHALLAGKLGFDAIFMPDHHFNGYMPVASDSYMFASYLAAKLPDMHFGFSVTSVPLHHPVRFVERINILDHLTKGKLLVGIGSGTTPEEMIGFGVNYKDAGRIAEENLEAAEALWAKGIDDAPVELTGFHQGRVLQRIAPTSYGPNHARLMPVALKESSATRAAVNGWPAFIPAFTPPVIGGIDPLSHVTKHFGNYHRQLLAAGHSDETVSDALSWTTHSYQCVHLAPTDEQARREVLEILTDYQEAIEREAAFNAKAETTDANKKTDRTGHALSDEWMATWCLYGSPETVIEKLRAYQEIGIGNILCGTTTGPLTARRLAYANQTLELLAKHVVPAFK